In a single window of the Dehalococcoidales bacterium genome:
- the selD gene encoding selenide, water dikinase SelD produces the protein MDDEVKKLRLTETVHGAGUACKIGPGDLAKVLAGLPFQSDPNLIAGMERAEDAGVYKLTPDLAIVQTVDFFTPIVDDPYDFGRIAVANSLSDVYAMGGKPITALNVVCFPKDTMDFAILREVLRGGLDQMHQAGVILLGGHTVDDPELKYGLAVTGTIHPDKVVHNGTAQAGDKLILTKPLGTGIISTAIKGDFASAAAIARVTDSMAALNRAASEIMQEVGVHACKDITGFGLLGHAGEMLEGADIGLEIDAAAVPVFPEAKDYAAMGMVPGGTGRNREYRQHMVDMGADVPQILQDILYDPQTSGGLLIAVPAAKASKLLKKLHAQGVKEAAIIGRVTANRGRIKVA, from the coding sequence ATGGATGATGAGGTTAAAAAACTGCGCCTCACCGAGACCGTTCATGGTGCGGGTTGAGCTTGTAAGATAGGTCCGGGCGACCTCGCTAAAGTGCTCGCCGGGCTGCCTTTTCAGTCCGACCCCAATCTCATCGCGGGCATGGAGCGGGCGGAGGACGCCGGCGTCTATAAACTTACCCCCGACCTCGCTATCGTGCAGACGGTGGACTTCTTTACGCCGATTGTCGATGACCCCTACGACTTCGGGCGCATCGCCGTGGCCAATTCCCTGAGTGATGTCTATGCCATGGGCGGCAAGCCCATCACGGCGCTGAACGTCGTCTGCTTCCCTAAAGATACTATGGACTTCGCCATCTTGCGGGAGGTGCTGCGGGGCGGCCTCGACCAGATGCACCAGGCCGGGGTAATCCTGCTGGGCGGCCATACCGTGGACGACCCCGAGCTGAAGTACGGGCTGGCCGTGACCGGCACCATCCACCCGGATAAAGTGGTGCATAACGGCACCGCCCAAGCCGGCGATAAGCTCATTCTCACCAAGCCGCTGGGCACCGGCATCATCAGCACCGCCATCAAGGGCGACTTCGCCAGCGCGGCCGCTATCGCCCGCGTGACCGACTCCATGGCTGCCCTCAACCGCGCCGCCTCTGAAATCATGCAGGAGGTGGGCGTCCACGCCTGCAAGGACATTACCGGCTTCGGGCTGCTGGGCCATGCCGGCGAGATGCTGGAGGGCGCGGACATCGGACTGGAAATAGATGCCGCCGCCGTGCCGGTCTTCCCGGAGGCTAAAGATTATGCCGCGATGGGCATGGTGCCCGGCGGCACCGGCCGCAACCGGGAGTACCGCCAGCACATGGTGGATATGGGCGCGGACGTGCCCCAGATTCTCCAGGACATCCTCTATGACCCCCAGACCTCCGGCGGCCTGCTCATCGCCGTGCCGGCGGCCAAGGCATCAAAACTGTTAAAAAAACTGCACGCCCAGGGCGTGAAAGAAGCGGCCATCATCGGCCGCGTGACAGCTAACCGGGGCCGCATCAAAGTGGCATGA